One region of Syntrophobacter fumaroxidans MPOB genomic DNA includes:
- a CDS encoding metal-dependent transcriptional regulator, which translates to MLPDDEFHDDLSASLEDYLEVIFHLEQSNRVARAKDIADQMSVQRASVTGALKALAARGLINYSPYSYITLTTAGRDIARDVIHRHDTLKEFFVTALQLSAEEAEANACRIEHAIAPLAVERLVRFLEFINACPRTGKDWFDAFARYCTRGARTSNCEQCLKDCFERNSAPDGKDDD; encoded by the coding sequence ATGCTCCCAGACGATGAATTCCATGATGATCTGTCCGCCAGCCTGGAGGATTACCTGGAAGTCATTTTCCACCTGGAACAATCCAACCGGGTTGCGAGGGCGAAAGACATCGCCGACCAGATGAGCGTTCAGCGCGCTTCGGTGACGGGGGCGCTCAAGGCTTTGGCCGCCCGGGGGCTCATCAACTACAGTCCTTACAGCTACATCACCCTGACCACCGCCGGGCGCGACATCGCCCGCGACGTCATCCATCGCCACGACACGCTGAAGGAGTTTTTCGTCACCGCGCTCCAGCTCAGCGCCGAGGAGGCCGAAGCCAATGCCTGCCGCATCGAACATGCCATTGCGCCCCTGGCCGTGGAGCGCCTGGTTCGGTTCCTCGAATTCATCAACGCCTGCCCGCGCACGGGCAAGGACTGGTTCGACGCGTTCGCAAGGTACTGCACTCGCGGAGCCCGGACTTCGAACTGCGAGCAGTGCCTGAAGGACTGCTTCGAACGCAACAGCGCACCCGACGGGAAGGACGACGACTAG